The Scomber japonicus isolate fScoJap1 chromosome 13, fScoJap1.pri, whole genome shotgun sequence genome includes a window with the following:
- the slc8a4a gene encoding solute carrier family 8 member 4a isoform X11 — protein sequence MWNPQNPAVGDKVARAIVYFAALIYMFLGMSIIADRFMSSIEVITSQEKEITIKKPNGETTTTTVRIWNETVSNLTLMALGSSAPEILLSVIEVIGHNFEAGSLGPSTIVGSAAFNMFIIIAICVYVVPENETRKIKHLRVFFVTAAWSIFAYIWLYLILSVSSPGEVELWEAVLTFLFFPLCVLQAWIADRRLLFYKYVHKRYRADKTRGIIIESEGDAMFTKMDLEMDGQGVNSHTHPKEALDGMLEGVEEGGGMSAEQDQEEEARRDMARTLKDLKQRHPDKDMEQLIEMANYQVLVQQQKSRAFYRIQATRMMIGAGNILKKHAADQARKVVSCHEASGQEEDPNTIYLQFEPSHYQCFENCGSLKLSVSRHGGESGCTVKVDYRTEDGTANAGSDYEFAEGTLVFKPGETTKEFTVGVIDDDIFEEDEHFYVRLSNPRIVHRAEVSLLEPSSITSSNSTVGHIPPKAALGSAHTATVTIYDDDHAGIFTFENNSMRVSESVGNMQVKVHRTSGARGKVAVPYHTVEGTAKAGEDYEEVSGKLEFQNDETMKLLNVKVIDDEEYEKNKIFTIVLEEPVLLEVGQRHDTNDNKTAVGPEDVSKMGCPCLGEHTKLEVVIEESYEFKSTVDKLIKKTNLALVVGSSSWREQFVSAVTVSAGDDDEEESGEERLPSCFDYIMHFLTVFWKVLFAFVPPTEYWNGWACFFVSISLIGVLTAVTGDLASHFGCTIGLKDSVTAVVFVALGTSVPDTFASKVAAIQDQYADASIGNVTGSNAVNVFLGIGVAWTIAAVYWKSKNKVFRVNPGSLAFSVTLFTVMALVCVLVLLYRRRPSVSGGELGGPRTAKLLTLFLFISIWFIYILLSSLETYCHIPGF from the exons ATGTGGAATCCCCAAAACCCTGCAGTGGGTGACAAGGTGGCACGCGCCATTGTTTACTTTGCAGCTCTGATATACATGTTCCTGGGCATGTCCATCATCGCAGACCGCTTCATGTCTTCCATCGAGGTCATCACCTCTCAGGAAAAGGAGATCACCATTAAGAAGCCCAACGGTGAGACCACCACGACTACTGTACGCATCTGGAACGAAACGGTGTCTAATCTGACCCTGATGGCACTTGGATCATCAGCACCAGAGATCTTACTGTCTGTCATTGAAGTGATCGGCCATAATTTCGAGGCTGGGTCTCTGGGACCCAGCACCATTGTGGGCAGCGCTGCGTTCAACATGTTCATTATCATCGCTATATGTGTCTATGTGGTGCCGGAGAATGAAACCCGCAAGATAAAGCACCTGCGGGTGTTTTTTGTCACTGCAGCCTGGAGCATTTTTGCCTACATCTGGCTGTATCTCATCCTGTCTGTGTCCTCCCCTGGAGAGGTGGAACTTTGGGAGGCAGTcctcacctttctcttctttcctctctgtgtgctgCAAGCCTGGATTGCAGACCGACGCCTGCTCTTCTACAAGTACGTCCATAAGCGTTATCGAGCTGACAAGACCCGCGGCATTATCATTGAGTCAGAGGGAGATGCAATGTTTACCAAGATGGACTTGGAGATGGACGGCCAGGGTGTAAACTCCCACACTCATCCCAAAGAGGCACTGGACGGGATGCTggaaggggtggaggaaggtGGAGGGATGAGTGCCGAGCAAGACCAAGAGGAAGAGGCCCGTCGGGATATGGCTCGCACTCTGAAAGATTTAAAACAGAGGCACCCAGATAAGGACATGGAGCAGCTGATTGAGATGGCCAACTACCAAGTGCTGGTCCAGCAACAGAAGAGCCGGGCCTTCTACCGCATTCAAGCCACACGCATGATGATCGGAGCTGGGAACATCCTAAAAAAGCATGCCGCTGACCAGGCTAGGAAGGTGGTGAGCTGTCATGAGGCCAGTGGACAGGAGGAGGATCCCAACACCATCTACCTGCAGTTTGAACCCTCTCACTACCAGTGTTTTGAGAACTGTGGCTCCTTAAAGCTGTCGGTGAGCAGGCATGGAGGAGAAAGTGGCTGCACTGTGAAG GTAGACTACCGTACAGAAGATGGAACTGCCAATGCTGGCTCAGACTATGAGTTTGCTGAGGGCACTTTGGTCTTCAAGCCTGGTGAGACCACAAAAGAATTCACCGTTGGCGTTATTGATGATGACATTTTTGAAGAGGATGAGCATTTCTATGTGCGCCTCAGTAACCCACGTATAGTGCACCGAGCTGAGGTCTCCCTCCTGGAACCAAGTTCTATCACCTCCAGCAACAGCACAGTGGGCCACATCCCCCCAAAGGCAGCCCTGGGTAGCGCTCACACCGCCACGGTTACCATCTACGATGACGACCACGCTGGCATTTTCACGTTTGAGAATAACTCCATGAGGGTCAGTGAGAGCGTCGGAAACATGCAGGTGAAGGTTCATCGGACGTCCGGGGCGAGGGGGAAGGTGGCGGTGCCTTACCACACCGTCGAGGGCACTGCCAAGGCCGGAGAGGACTACGAGGAGGTGTCAGGAAAGCTGGAATTTCAGAACGATGAGACCAT GAAGCTGTTAAATGTGAAGGTCATCGATGATGAGGAGTACGAGAAGAACAAGATTTTCACAATTGTGCTGGAGGAGCCAGTTCTGCTGGAGGTGGGACAGAGACACG ACACCAATGATAACAAGACAGCGGTGGGACCTGAAGACGTGTCAAAGATGGGCTGTCCCTGTCTGGGAGAGCATACCAAGCTGGAGGTGGTCATCGAGGAGTCCTATGAGTTCAAG AGCACCGTGGACAAGCTGATCAAAAAGACAAACCTGGCTCTGGTGGTGGggagcagcagctggagagagcAGTTTGTCAGTGCCGTCACTGTCAGCGCAG gtgatgatgatgaggaagagagCGGCGAAGAACGCTTGCCGTCCTGCTTTGATTACATCATGCACTTCCTGACGGTTTTCTGGAAAGTCCTCTTTGCTTTTGTCCCACCCACTGAGTACTGGAACGGCTGGGCCTGCTTCTTTGTGTCCATTTCCCTCATCGGCGTTCTGACAGCCGTGACCGGAGACCTGGCCTCTCATTTCGGCTGCACCATCGGACTCAAAGACTCGGTCACCGCCGTGGTGTTCGTGGCCCTCGGCACCTCTGTTCCAG ACACATTTGCGAGCAAAGTGGCCGCCATCCAGGACCAATACGCTGACGCTTCCATCGGGAACGTGACAGGCAGCAACGCGGTGAACGTGTTCCTGGGAATCGGTGTGGCGTGGACCATCGCAGCTGTTTACTGGAAGAGCAAGAATAAGGTGTTCAGGGTGAACCCGGGCTCCCTGGCCTTCTCCGTCACCCTCTTCACCGTCATGGCGCTGGTGTGCGTGCTGGTGCTGCTCTACCGCCGGCGTCCAAGCGTGTCGGGCGGAGAGCTCGGGGGCCCACGGACAGCCAAGCTCCTCACCTTGTtcctcttcatctccatctGGTTCATCTACATCCTATTGTCCTCCTTGGAGACCTACTGCCACATACCTGGCTTCTGA
- the slc8a4a gene encoding solute carrier family 8 member 4a isoform X12 — MWNPQNPAVGDKVARAIVYFAALIYMFLGMSIIADRFMSSIEVITSQEKEITIKKPNGETTTTTVRIWNETVSNLTLMALGSSAPEILLSVIEVIGHNFEAGSLGPSTIVGSAAFNMFIIIAICVYVVPENETRKIKHLRVFFVTAAWSIFAYIWLYLILSVSSPGEVELWEAVLTFLFFPLCVLQAWIADRRLLFYKYVHKRYRADKTRGIIIESEGDAMFTKMDLEMDGQGVNSHTHPKEALDGMLEGVEEGGGMSAEQDQEEEARRDMARTLKDLKQRHPDKDMEQLIEMANYQVLVQQQKSRAFYRIQATRMMIGAGNILKKHAADQARKVVSCHEASGQEEDPNTIYLQFEPSHYQCFENCGSLKLSVSRHGGESGCTVKVDYRTEDGTANAGSDYEFAEGTLVFKPGETTKEFTVGVIDDDIFEEDEHFYVRLSNPRIVHRAEVSLLEPSSITSSNSTVGHIPPKAALGSAHTATVTIYDDDHAGIFTFENNSMRVSESVGNMQVKVHRTSGARGKVAVPYHTVEGTAKAGEDYEEVSGKLEFQNDETMKLLNVKVIDDEEYEKNKIFTIVLEEPVLLEVGQRHAVGPEDVSKMGCPCLGEHTKLEVVIEESYEFKSTVDKLIKKTNLALVVGSSSWREQFVSAVTVSAGDDDEEESGEERLPSCFDYIMHFLTVFWKVLFAFVPPTEYWNGWACFFVSISLIGVLTAVTGDLASHFGCTIGLKDSVTAVVFVALGTSVPDTFASKVAAIQDQYADASIGNVTGSNAVNVFLGIGVAWTIAAVYWKSKNKVFRVNPGSLAFSVTLFTVMALVCVLVLLYRRRPSVSGGELGGPRTAKLLTLFLFISIWFIYILLSSLETYCHIPGF; from the exons ATGTGGAATCCCCAAAACCCTGCAGTGGGTGACAAGGTGGCACGCGCCATTGTTTACTTTGCAGCTCTGATATACATGTTCCTGGGCATGTCCATCATCGCAGACCGCTTCATGTCTTCCATCGAGGTCATCACCTCTCAGGAAAAGGAGATCACCATTAAGAAGCCCAACGGTGAGACCACCACGACTACTGTACGCATCTGGAACGAAACGGTGTCTAATCTGACCCTGATGGCACTTGGATCATCAGCACCAGAGATCTTACTGTCTGTCATTGAAGTGATCGGCCATAATTTCGAGGCTGGGTCTCTGGGACCCAGCACCATTGTGGGCAGCGCTGCGTTCAACATGTTCATTATCATCGCTATATGTGTCTATGTGGTGCCGGAGAATGAAACCCGCAAGATAAAGCACCTGCGGGTGTTTTTTGTCACTGCAGCCTGGAGCATTTTTGCCTACATCTGGCTGTATCTCATCCTGTCTGTGTCCTCCCCTGGAGAGGTGGAACTTTGGGAGGCAGTcctcacctttctcttctttcctctctgtgtgctgCAAGCCTGGATTGCAGACCGACGCCTGCTCTTCTACAAGTACGTCCATAAGCGTTATCGAGCTGACAAGACCCGCGGCATTATCATTGAGTCAGAGGGAGATGCAATGTTTACCAAGATGGACTTGGAGATGGACGGCCAGGGTGTAAACTCCCACACTCATCCCAAAGAGGCACTGGACGGGATGCTggaaggggtggaggaaggtGGAGGGATGAGTGCCGAGCAAGACCAAGAGGAAGAGGCCCGTCGGGATATGGCTCGCACTCTGAAAGATTTAAAACAGAGGCACCCAGATAAGGACATGGAGCAGCTGATTGAGATGGCCAACTACCAAGTGCTGGTCCAGCAACAGAAGAGCCGGGCCTTCTACCGCATTCAAGCCACACGCATGATGATCGGAGCTGGGAACATCCTAAAAAAGCATGCCGCTGACCAGGCTAGGAAGGTGGTGAGCTGTCATGAGGCCAGTGGACAGGAGGAGGATCCCAACACCATCTACCTGCAGTTTGAACCCTCTCACTACCAGTGTTTTGAGAACTGTGGCTCCTTAAAGCTGTCGGTGAGCAGGCATGGAGGAGAAAGTGGCTGCACTGTGAAG GTAGACTACCGTACAGAAGATGGAACTGCCAATGCTGGCTCAGACTATGAGTTTGCTGAGGGCACTTTGGTCTTCAAGCCTGGTGAGACCACAAAAGAATTCACCGTTGGCGTTATTGATGATGACATTTTTGAAGAGGATGAGCATTTCTATGTGCGCCTCAGTAACCCACGTATAGTGCACCGAGCTGAGGTCTCCCTCCTGGAACCAAGTTCTATCACCTCCAGCAACAGCACAGTGGGCCACATCCCCCCAAAGGCAGCCCTGGGTAGCGCTCACACCGCCACGGTTACCATCTACGATGACGACCACGCTGGCATTTTCACGTTTGAGAATAACTCCATGAGGGTCAGTGAGAGCGTCGGAAACATGCAGGTGAAGGTTCATCGGACGTCCGGGGCGAGGGGGAAGGTGGCGGTGCCTTACCACACCGTCGAGGGCACTGCCAAGGCCGGAGAGGACTACGAGGAGGTGTCAGGAAAGCTGGAATTTCAGAACGATGAGACCAT GAAGCTGTTAAATGTGAAGGTCATCGATGATGAGGAGTACGAGAAGAACAAGATTTTCACAATTGTGCTGGAGGAGCCAGTTCTGCTGGAGGTGGGACAGAGACACG CGGTGGGACCTGAAGACGTGTCAAAGATGGGCTGTCCCTGTCTGGGAGAGCATACCAAGCTGGAGGTGGTCATCGAGGAGTCCTATGAGTTCAAG AGCACCGTGGACAAGCTGATCAAAAAGACAAACCTGGCTCTGGTGGTGGggagcagcagctggagagagcAGTTTGTCAGTGCCGTCACTGTCAGCGCAG gtgatgatgatgaggaagagagCGGCGAAGAACGCTTGCCGTCCTGCTTTGATTACATCATGCACTTCCTGACGGTTTTCTGGAAAGTCCTCTTTGCTTTTGTCCCACCCACTGAGTACTGGAACGGCTGGGCCTGCTTCTTTGTGTCCATTTCCCTCATCGGCGTTCTGACAGCCGTGACCGGAGACCTGGCCTCTCATTTCGGCTGCACCATCGGACTCAAAGACTCGGTCACCGCCGTGGTGTTCGTGGCCCTCGGCACCTCTGTTCCAG ACACATTTGCGAGCAAAGTGGCCGCCATCCAGGACCAATACGCTGACGCTTCCATCGGGAACGTGACAGGCAGCAACGCGGTGAACGTGTTCCTGGGAATCGGTGTGGCGTGGACCATCGCAGCTGTTTACTGGAAGAGCAAGAATAAGGTGTTCAGGGTGAACCCGGGCTCCCTGGCCTTCTCCGTCACCCTCTTCACCGTCATGGCGCTGGTGTGCGTGCTGGTGCTGCTCTACCGCCGGCGTCCAAGCGTGTCGGGCGGAGAGCTCGGGGGCCCACGGACAGCCAAGCTCCTCACCTTGTtcctcttcatctccatctGGTTCATCTACATCCTATTGTCCTCCTTGGAGACCTACTGCCACATACCTGGCTTCTGA
- the slc8a4a gene encoding solute carrier family 8 member 4a isoform X1: MLLHKRILNCTPSFTPCMFISILLVLLPGVTHLSLGSASHEDAGSTPRNCSSEDNCSDGVVLPMWNPQNPAVGDKVARAIVYFAALIYMFLGMSIIADRFMSSIEVITSQEKEITIKKPNGETTTTTVRIWNETVSNLTLMALGSSAPEILLSVIEVIGHNFEAGSLGPSTIVGSAAFNMFIIIAICVYVVPENETRKIKHLRVFFVTAAWSIFAYIWLYLILSVSSPGEVELWEAVLTFLFFPLCVLQAWIADRRLLFYKYVHKRYRADKTRGIIIESEGDAMFTKMDLEMDGQGVNSHTHPKEALDGMLEGVEEGGGMSAEQDQEEEARRDMARTLKDLKQRHPDKDMEQLIEMANYQVLVQQQKSRAFYRIQATRMMIGAGNILKKHAADQARKVVSCHEASGQEEDPNTIYLQFEPSHYQCFENCGSLKLSVSRHGGESGCTVKVDYRTEDGTANAGSDYEFAEGTLVFKPGETTKEFTVGVIDDDIFEEDEHFYVRLSNPRIVHRAEVSLLEPSSITSSNSTVGHIPPKAALGSAHTATVTIYDDDHAGIFTFENNSMRVSESVGNMQVKVHRTSGARGKVAVPYHTVEGTAKAGEDYEEVSGKLEFQNDETMKLLNVKVIDDEEYEKNKIFTIVLEEPVLLEVGQRHGDTNDNKTAVGPEDVSKMGCPCLGEHTKLEVVIEESYEFKSTVDKLIKKTNLALVVGSSSWREQFVSAVTVSAGDDDEEESGEERLPSCFDYIMHFLTVFWKVLFAFVPPTEYWNGWACFFVSISLIGVLTAVTGDLASHFGCTIGLKDSVTAVVFVALGTSVPDTFASKVAAIQDQYADASIGNVTGSNAVNVFLGIGVAWTIAAVYWKSKNKVFRVNPGSLAFSVTLFTVMALVCVLVLLYRRRPSVSGGELGGPRTAKLLTLFLFISIWFIYILLSSLETYCHIPGF, from the exons ATGTTACTCCACAAGCGCATACTGAACTGCACTCCATCTTTTACCCCTTGTATGTTCATCTCTATCCTGCTGGTTCTGCTACCGGGAGTCACTCATCTCTCTCTGGGCAGCGCCAGCCATGAAGATGCTGGCAGCACACCACGCAACTGCTCCAGTGAAGATAACTGCTCTGATGGCGTGGTGCTGCCCATGTGGAATCCCCAAAACCCTGCAGTGGGTGACAAGGTGGCACGCGCCATTGTTTACTTTGCAGCTCTGATATACATGTTCCTGGGCATGTCCATCATCGCAGACCGCTTCATGTCTTCCATCGAGGTCATCACCTCTCAGGAAAAGGAGATCACCATTAAGAAGCCCAACGGTGAGACCACCACGACTACTGTACGCATCTGGAACGAAACGGTGTCTAATCTGACCCTGATGGCACTTGGATCATCAGCACCAGAGATCTTACTGTCTGTCATTGAAGTGATCGGCCATAATTTCGAGGCTGGGTCTCTGGGACCCAGCACCATTGTGGGCAGCGCTGCGTTCAACATGTTCATTATCATCGCTATATGTGTCTATGTGGTGCCGGAGAATGAAACCCGCAAGATAAAGCACCTGCGGGTGTTTTTTGTCACTGCAGCCTGGAGCATTTTTGCCTACATCTGGCTGTATCTCATCCTGTCTGTGTCCTCCCCTGGAGAGGTGGAACTTTGGGAGGCAGTcctcacctttctcttctttcctctctgtgtgctgCAAGCCTGGATTGCAGACCGACGCCTGCTCTTCTACAAGTACGTCCATAAGCGTTATCGAGCTGACAAGACCCGCGGCATTATCATTGAGTCAGAGGGAGATGCAATGTTTACCAAGATGGACTTGGAGATGGACGGCCAGGGTGTAAACTCCCACACTCATCCCAAAGAGGCACTGGACGGGATGCTggaaggggtggaggaaggtGGAGGGATGAGTGCCGAGCAAGACCAAGAGGAAGAGGCCCGTCGGGATATGGCTCGCACTCTGAAAGATTTAAAACAGAGGCACCCAGATAAGGACATGGAGCAGCTGATTGAGATGGCCAACTACCAAGTGCTGGTCCAGCAACAGAAGAGCCGGGCCTTCTACCGCATTCAAGCCACACGCATGATGATCGGAGCTGGGAACATCCTAAAAAAGCATGCCGCTGACCAGGCTAGGAAGGTGGTGAGCTGTCATGAGGCCAGTGGACAGGAGGAGGATCCCAACACCATCTACCTGCAGTTTGAACCCTCTCACTACCAGTGTTTTGAGAACTGTGGCTCCTTAAAGCTGTCGGTGAGCAGGCATGGAGGAGAAAGTGGCTGCACTGTGAAG GTAGACTACCGTACAGAAGATGGAACTGCCAATGCTGGCTCAGACTATGAGTTTGCTGAGGGCACTTTGGTCTTCAAGCCTGGTGAGACCACAAAAGAATTCACCGTTGGCGTTATTGATGATGACATTTTTGAAGAGGATGAGCATTTCTATGTGCGCCTCAGTAACCCACGTATAGTGCACCGAGCTGAGGTCTCCCTCCTGGAACCAAGTTCTATCACCTCCAGCAACAGCACAGTGGGCCACATCCCCCCAAAGGCAGCCCTGGGTAGCGCTCACACCGCCACGGTTACCATCTACGATGACGACCACGCTGGCATTTTCACGTTTGAGAATAACTCCATGAGGGTCAGTGAGAGCGTCGGAAACATGCAGGTGAAGGTTCATCGGACGTCCGGGGCGAGGGGGAAGGTGGCGGTGCCTTACCACACCGTCGAGGGCACTGCCAAGGCCGGAGAGGACTACGAGGAGGTGTCAGGAAAGCTGGAATTTCAGAACGATGAGACCAT GAAGCTGTTAAATGTGAAGGTCATCGATGATGAGGAGTACGAGAAGAACAAGATTTTCACAATTGTGCTGGAGGAGCCAGTTCTGCTGGAGGTGGGACAGAGACACG GAGACACCAATGATAACAAGACAGCGGTGGGACCTGAAGACGTGTCAAAGATGGGCTGTCCCTGTCTGGGAGAGCATACCAAGCTGGAGGTGGTCATCGAGGAGTCCTATGAGTTCAAG AGCACCGTGGACAAGCTGATCAAAAAGACAAACCTGGCTCTGGTGGTGGggagcagcagctggagagagcAGTTTGTCAGTGCCGTCACTGTCAGCGCAG gtgatgatgatgaggaagagagCGGCGAAGAACGCTTGCCGTCCTGCTTTGATTACATCATGCACTTCCTGACGGTTTTCTGGAAAGTCCTCTTTGCTTTTGTCCCACCCACTGAGTACTGGAACGGCTGGGCCTGCTTCTTTGTGTCCATTTCCCTCATCGGCGTTCTGACAGCCGTGACCGGAGACCTGGCCTCTCATTTCGGCTGCACCATCGGACTCAAAGACTCGGTCACCGCCGTGGTGTTCGTGGCCCTCGGCACCTCTGTTCCAG ACACATTTGCGAGCAAAGTGGCCGCCATCCAGGACCAATACGCTGACGCTTCCATCGGGAACGTGACAGGCAGCAACGCGGTGAACGTGTTCCTGGGAATCGGTGTGGCGTGGACCATCGCAGCTGTTTACTGGAAGAGCAAGAATAAGGTGTTCAGGGTGAACCCGGGCTCCCTGGCCTTCTCCGTCACCCTCTTCACCGTCATGGCGCTGGTGTGCGTGCTGGTGCTGCTCTACCGCCGGCGTCCAAGCGTGTCGGGCGGAGAGCTCGGGGGCCCACGGACAGCCAAGCTCCTCACCTTGTtcctcttcatctccatctGGTTCATCTACATCCTATTGTCCTCCTTGGAGACCTACTGCCACATACCTGGCTTCTGA
- the slc8a4a gene encoding solute carrier family 8 member 4a isoform X7, whose product MWNPQNPAVGDKVARAIVYFAALIYMFLGMSIIADRFMSSIEVITSQEKEITIKKPNGETTTTTVRIWNETVSNLTLMALGSSAPEILLSVIEVIGHNFEAGSLGPSTIVGSAAFNMFIIIAICVYVVPENETRKIKHLRVFFVTAAWSIFAYIWLYLILSVSSPGEVELWEAVLTFLFFPLCVLQAWIADRRLLFYKYVHKRYRADKTRGIIIESEGDAMFTKMDLEMDGQGVNSHTHPKEALDGMLEGVEEGGGMSAEQDQEEEARRDMARTLKDLKQRHPDKDMEQLIEMANYQVLVQQQKSRAFYRIQATRMMIGAGNILKKHAADQARKVVSCHEASGQEEDPNTIYLQFEPSHYQCFENCGSLKLSVSRHGGESGCTVKVDYRTEDGTANAGSDYEFAEGTLVFKPGETTKEFTVGVIDDDIFEEDEHFYVRLSNPRIVHRAEVSLLEPSSITSSNSTVGHIPPKAALGSAHTATVTIYDDDHAGIFTFENNSMRVSESVGNMQVKVHRTSGARGKVAVPYHTVEGTAKAGEDYEEVSGKLEFQNDETMKLLNVKVIDDEEYEKNKIFTIVLEEPVLLEVGQRHAFPFAAGDTNDNKTAVGPEDVSKMGCPCLGEHTKLEVVIEESYEFKSTVDKLIKKTNLALVVGSSSWREQFVSAVTVSAGDDDEEESGEERLPSCFDYIMHFLTVFWKVLFAFVPPTEYWNGWACFFVSISLIGVLTAVTGDLASHFGCTIGLKDSVTAVVFVALGTSVPDTFASKVAAIQDQYADASIGNVTGSNAVNVFLGIGVAWTIAAVYWKSKNKVFRVNPGSLAFSVTLFTVMALVCVLVLLYRRRPSVSGGELGGPRTAKLLTLFLFISIWFIYILLSSLETYCHIPGF is encoded by the exons ATGTGGAATCCCCAAAACCCTGCAGTGGGTGACAAGGTGGCACGCGCCATTGTTTACTTTGCAGCTCTGATATACATGTTCCTGGGCATGTCCATCATCGCAGACCGCTTCATGTCTTCCATCGAGGTCATCACCTCTCAGGAAAAGGAGATCACCATTAAGAAGCCCAACGGTGAGACCACCACGACTACTGTACGCATCTGGAACGAAACGGTGTCTAATCTGACCCTGATGGCACTTGGATCATCAGCACCAGAGATCTTACTGTCTGTCATTGAAGTGATCGGCCATAATTTCGAGGCTGGGTCTCTGGGACCCAGCACCATTGTGGGCAGCGCTGCGTTCAACATGTTCATTATCATCGCTATATGTGTCTATGTGGTGCCGGAGAATGAAACCCGCAAGATAAAGCACCTGCGGGTGTTTTTTGTCACTGCAGCCTGGAGCATTTTTGCCTACATCTGGCTGTATCTCATCCTGTCTGTGTCCTCCCCTGGAGAGGTGGAACTTTGGGAGGCAGTcctcacctttctcttctttcctctctgtgtgctgCAAGCCTGGATTGCAGACCGACGCCTGCTCTTCTACAAGTACGTCCATAAGCGTTATCGAGCTGACAAGACCCGCGGCATTATCATTGAGTCAGAGGGAGATGCAATGTTTACCAAGATGGACTTGGAGATGGACGGCCAGGGTGTAAACTCCCACACTCATCCCAAAGAGGCACTGGACGGGATGCTggaaggggtggaggaaggtGGAGGGATGAGTGCCGAGCAAGACCAAGAGGAAGAGGCCCGTCGGGATATGGCTCGCACTCTGAAAGATTTAAAACAGAGGCACCCAGATAAGGACATGGAGCAGCTGATTGAGATGGCCAACTACCAAGTGCTGGTCCAGCAACAGAAGAGCCGGGCCTTCTACCGCATTCAAGCCACACGCATGATGATCGGAGCTGGGAACATCCTAAAAAAGCATGCCGCTGACCAGGCTAGGAAGGTGGTGAGCTGTCATGAGGCCAGTGGACAGGAGGAGGATCCCAACACCATCTACCTGCAGTTTGAACCCTCTCACTACCAGTGTTTTGAGAACTGTGGCTCCTTAAAGCTGTCGGTGAGCAGGCATGGAGGAGAAAGTGGCTGCACTGTGAAG GTAGACTACCGTACAGAAGATGGAACTGCCAATGCTGGCTCAGACTATGAGTTTGCTGAGGGCACTTTGGTCTTCAAGCCTGGTGAGACCACAAAAGAATTCACCGTTGGCGTTATTGATGATGACATTTTTGAAGAGGATGAGCATTTCTATGTGCGCCTCAGTAACCCACGTATAGTGCACCGAGCTGAGGTCTCCCTCCTGGAACCAAGTTCTATCACCTCCAGCAACAGCACAGTGGGCCACATCCCCCCAAAGGCAGCCCTGGGTAGCGCTCACACCGCCACGGTTACCATCTACGATGACGACCACGCTGGCATTTTCACGTTTGAGAATAACTCCATGAGGGTCAGTGAGAGCGTCGGAAACATGCAGGTGAAGGTTCATCGGACGTCCGGGGCGAGGGGGAAGGTGGCGGTGCCTTACCACACCGTCGAGGGCACTGCCAAGGCCGGAGAGGACTACGAGGAGGTGTCAGGAAAGCTGGAATTTCAGAACGATGAGACCAT GAAGCTGTTAAATGTGAAGGTCATCGATGATGAGGAGTACGAGAAGAACAAGATTTTCACAATTGTGCTGGAGGAGCCAGTTCTGCTGGAGGTGGGACAGAGACACG CTTTTCCGTTTGCTGCAGGAGACACCAATGATAACAAGACAGCGGTGGGACCTGAAGACGTGTCAAAGATGGGCTGTCCCTGTCTGGGAGAGCATACCAAGCTGGAGGTGGTCATCGAGGAGTCCTATGAGTTCAAG AGCACCGTGGACAAGCTGATCAAAAAGACAAACCTGGCTCTGGTGGTGGggagcagcagctggagagagcAGTTTGTCAGTGCCGTCACTGTCAGCGCAG gtgatgatgatgaggaagagagCGGCGAAGAACGCTTGCCGTCCTGCTTTGATTACATCATGCACTTCCTGACGGTTTTCTGGAAAGTCCTCTTTGCTTTTGTCCCACCCACTGAGTACTGGAACGGCTGGGCCTGCTTCTTTGTGTCCATTTCCCTCATCGGCGTTCTGACAGCCGTGACCGGAGACCTGGCCTCTCATTTCGGCTGCACCATCGGACTCAAAGACTCGGTCACCGCCGTGGTGTTCGTGGCCCTCGGCACCTCTGTTCCAG ACACATTTGCGAGCAAAGTGGCCGCCATCCAGGACCAATACGCTGACGCTTCCATCGGGAACGTGACAGGCAGCAACGCGGTGAACGTGTTCCTGGGAATCGGTGTGGCGTGGACCATCGCAGCTGTTTACTGGAAGAGCAAGAATAAGGTGTTCAGGGTGAACCCGGGCTCCCTGGCCTTCTCCGTCACCCTCTTCACCGTCATGGCGCTGGTGTGCGTGCTGGTGCTGCTCTACCGCCGGCGTCCAAGCGTGTCGGGCGGAGAGCTCGGGGGCCCACGGACAGCCAAGCTCCTCACCTTGTtcctcttcatctccatctGGTTCATCTACATCCTATTGTCCTCCTTGGAGACCTACTGCCACATACCTGGCTTCTGA